The following proteins come from a genomic window of Anticarsia gemmatalis isolate Benzon Research Colony breed Stoneville strain chromosome 25, ilAntGemm2 primary, whole genome shotgun sequence:
- the vri gene encoding nuclear factor interleukin-3-regulated vrille — translation MVAEFILSQQQQLLGGPGGGGLGPAPAPSRGAPMPPRGRLSVSPHFPMDQGPGPCSGSASPGDPNDYSGFDFNKRKEFFGQRKQREFIPDSKKDDGYWDRRRRNNEAAKRSREKRRFNDMVLEQRVVELSKENHVLKAQLDAIKEKYGICGETLISIDQVLATLPTCDQVLCVTKRSKLSTSALFPPAPPPPPAPPASPPSPPPQRAPEPYQERLPAPEAYYPHPAHYEPPGSVLNLSRSRRVPSPYELSSLSGSGDETTEQYAPENNGLPLKLRHKSHLGDKDVASALLSLQHIKQEPGPRSSPSWDGEGSSDERDSGISIGAEFRPARPEDRLAEEEDAHLKAELARLATEVATLKNMMHQNKARAHEH, via the coding sequence ATGGTTGCAGAGTTCATCTTGAGTCAGCAGCAACAGCTGCTCGGGGGTCCGGGTGGTGGAGGCCTCGGCCCCGCGCCCGCACCCTCTCGCGGCGCCCCCATGCCGCCCCGCGGACGCCTCTCCGTGTCCCCGCATTTCCCTATGGACCAGGGCCCCGGCCCCTGCAGTGGCAGCGCCAGCCCTGGTGACCCCAATGACTACTCCGGCTTCGACTTTAACAAACGCAAGGAGTTCTTCGGCCAGCGCAAGCAGAGGGAGTTCATCCCCGACAGCAAGAAGGACGATGGCTACTGGGACCGCAGGCGGAGGAACAATGAGGCCGCCAAGCGCTCTCGCGAAAAGCGTCGCTTCAACGACATGGTTTTGGAACAGCGCGTTGTTGAGCTTTCCAAGGAAAACCACGTATTGAAGGCGCAACTCGATGCCATCAAGGAAAAATATGGAATCTGTGGAGAAACACTCATAAGCATAGACCAAGTACTGGCGACTCTGCCTACGTGCGACCAAGTACTCTGTGTCACCAAGAGGAGTAAACTGTCGACCAGTGCCCTGTTCCCTCCGGCGCCCCCACCACCCCCGGCGCCGCCCGCATCTCCGCCCTCACCGCCACCGCAGCGCGCTCCTGAACCTTACCAGGAGAGGCTCCCGGCGCCCGAGGCATACTACCCACACCCGGCACACTACGAGCCCCCAGGCTCAGTGCTCAACCTCTCCAGATCTCGCCGCGTGCCCTCGCCCTATGAGCTATCCTCTCTCTCCGGCTCAGGGGACGAGACCACCGAGCAATACGCACCCGAGAACAACGGGCTTCCGCTGAAACTTCGCCATAAGTCTCACCTCGGCGACAAGGACGTCGCCAGCGCTCTGCTGTCCCTCCAGCACATAAAGCAGGAGCCCGGCCCCCGGTCCTCACCCTCGTGGGACGGGGAAGGCTCCAGCGATGAACGGGACTCCGGCATATCCATCGGCGCAGAGTTCAGGCCCGCGCGGCCCGAGGACAGACTGGCGGAGGAGGAGGACGCACACCTCAAGGCTGAGCTGGCGCGGCTCGCCACCGAGGTGGCGACGCTCAAGAACATGATGCACCAGAACAAGGCGCGCGCGCACGAGCACTGA